A genome region from Anastrepha obliqua isolate idAnaObli1 chromosome 4, idAnaObli1_1.0, whole genome shotgun sequence includes the following:
- the LOC129243807 gene encoding alpha-tocopherol transfer protein-like — protein sequence MVILRPLPDDLAKKAAEELNEKSVDNEYYVNSLREWIEKQPYLRARTDDQFLIAFLRGSKFSLEKAKQKLENFYILRAAMPEIFRNRSLSESKYEAIVKSGAAAFLPEPVSEGGPLVVLLRPSEFNMEQHTINDVLRVGSMMIDILMQENDRVFIAGYTFIIDLGNISKAVLLNFEPEFIRKLTILVNKAAPTRMKGFHFINVLPIFEKLFGMVKSVISAKLKERFYVHGNNLEELYKYVPKHVLPKEYGGDCDIESLQAEWWQKLNDYKKFFEEEEQYGIAEGYERLKQVKELIADTSVLQGTDGSFRQLEFD from the exons ATGGTGATTCTACGCCCACTACCTGACGATTTGGCAAAGAAAGCCGCCGAGGAGTTGAATGAGAAGAGCGTTGACAATGAATACTACGTGAATTCGTTGCGCGAGTGGATCGAGAAGCAGCCCTATTTGCGCGCGCGCACCGACGATCAATTCCTGATCGCATTCCTGCGTGGTTCCAAGTTTAGTTTGGAGAAAGCGAAACAGAAATTAGAGAATTTCTATATACTGCGCGCCGCTATGCCAGAAATCTTCCGCAATCGAAGTTTGAGTGAATCCAAATATGAGGCGATCGTCAAGTCGGG TGCTGCTGCTTTTCTGCCTGAGCCTGTGAGCGAGGGTGGGCCGCTGGTGGTGTTGCTGCGTCCAAGTGAATTCAATATGGAGCAGCATACGATCAATGATGTGCTGAGAGTCGGTTCAATGATGATCGATATTCTAATGCAGGAGAACGATCGCGTCTTTATCGCTGGCTATACATTCATTATTGATCTGGGTAATATTTCAAAGGCTGTGCTGTTGAATTTCGAGCCGGAGTTCATACGTAAACTGACTATACTAGTCAATAAAGCTGCGCCCACGCGCATGAAGGGCTTCCATTTTATCAATGTGTTGCCGATCTTTGAGAAACTATTCGGCATGGTGAAGAGTGTGATTAGTGCAAAATTGAAAGAGCGG TTCTATGTGCATGGCAACAACTTGGAGGAACTTTACAAATACGTACCCAAACATGTGCTGCCGAAGGAATATGGCGGTGATTGTGATATAGAAAGTCTACAGGCAGAGTGGTGgcaaaaattgaatgattacaAGAAATTCTTCGAAGAGGAGGAGCAATACGGCATTGCTGAAGGCTACGAACGACTCAAGCAAGTGAAGGAACTTATCGCAGATACCAGCGTCTTACAGGGCACAGATGGCTCTTTTCGGCAATTGGAGTTCGACTAA
- the LOC129243802 gene encoding neuropeptide FF receptor 2 isoform X1, whose translation MMLAGVNGPYLHASINYSDVNFPEDRIWTRIPDWDITLKISTFVPVIIFGFYGNFVILQLIVLNRALRTPTNMLVVNMAIADMVTLLICPVMFMINDFYQNYQLGSFGCKTEGFLDVAFLITAVLNLSAVSYDRLTAIVLPTETRLTMRGVKFVIAFTWLGGFLIAMPLAIYRTYKVRQWKNFREMYCKENTDILPKYWYVLITVMVWFPLSVMLICYSAIFYKLDRYEKRVLNREHPLSVSYKKKVAKTLFIVVVVFIALRLPFTILVILRDQYITNQDSTINNSFRIFWYISQFLMFLNSAVNPLIYGFNNDNFRRAYDQTPLCNCCKRNQNKIESNKTSSDKSCLSSLKNSFNQICCCLCLRSKKRFSFSENQHAQKAEVLRSVANGTSEPHMLAKETNLTNALTTYNRFDNEGCHNKVLSDDFI comes from the exons ATGATGTTAGCTGGCGTCAATGGACCTTATCTACATGCatcg ATCAACTACAGCGATGTCAACTTCCCTGAGGACCGCATTTGGACACGCATACCCGACTGGGATATAACACTCAAGATCAGCACATTTGTACCGGTAATCATATTCGGTTTCTATGGCAATTTTGTCATACTCCAGCTAATCGTGCTCAATCGGGCGCTACGCACACCGACCAATATGCTTGTGGTCAATATGGCAATAGCCGATATGGTGACGCTACTGATTTGCCCAGTTATGTTTATGATAAATGACTTCTACCAGAACTATCAATTGGGTTCTTTTGGTTGTAAAACGGAAGGATTCTTGGATGTGGCCTTTCTCATTACAGCTGTTTTGAATCTATCGGCTGTAAGTTATGATCGTCTAACAGCAATCGTTTTGCCGACGGAAACACGCTTAACAATGCGTGGTGTGAAATTTGTGATTGCATTCACATGGTTGGGTGGTTTTTTAATTGCCATGCCATTAGccatatatagaacgtataag GTACGCCAGTGGAAGAACTTTAGGGAGATGTATTGTAAGGAGAATACGGACATTTTACCCAAATATTGGTATGTCTTAATTACGGTTATGGTGTGGTTTCCGCTCAGCGTAATGCTGATCTGCTACTCAGCGATCTTTTATAAG CTCGATCGCTATGAGAAACGTGTGCTCAATCGCGAGCATCCACTCAGCGTATCCTATAAGAAAAAAGTGGCGAAAACACTATTCATTGTGGTGGTCGTTTTCATTGCGCTACGGCTACCTTTCACAATATTGGTTATTTTACGTGATCAGTACATAACCAATCAGGATAGCACTATAAATAATAGTTTTCGTATTTTCTGGTATATATCGCAGTTTTTGATGTTTCTGAATTCAGCAGTAAATCCACTCATCTACGGTTTTAATAATGACAACTTTAGACGCGCTTACGACCAGACGCCATTGTGCAATTGTTGTAAACggaatcaaaacaaaattgagtCGAAC AAAACTTCCAGTGACAAGAGTTGCCTTAGCTCTTTGAAAAATTCGTTTAATCAGATTTGTTGCTGTCTTTGCCTGAGAAGCAAAAAACGATTTTCTTTTTCTGAAAATCAGCATGCACAGAAAGCAGAGGTGCTGCGTAGCGTAGCCAATGGAACGTCGGAGCCGCATATGCTCGCAAAAGAAACGAATTTGACGAATGCACTAACAACATATAATCGCTTCGACAACGAGGGCTGCCATAATAAAGTTTTGAGTGatgattttatatga
- the LOC129243802 gene encoding neuropeptide FF receptor 2 isoform X2 — MESANAYLSYEKDTKLINYSDVNFPEDRIWTRIPDWDITLKISTFVPVIIFGFYGNFVILQLIVLNRALRTPTNMLVVNMAIADMVTLLICPVMFMINDFYQNYQLGSFGCKTEGFLDVAFLITAVLNLSAVSYDRLTAIVLPTETRLTMRGVKFVIAFTWLGGFLIAMPLAIYRTYKVRQWKNFREMYCKENTDILPKYWYVLITVMVWFPLSVMLICYSAIFYKLDRYEKRVLNREHPLSVSYKKKVAKTLFIVVVVFIALRLPFTILVILRDQYITNQDSTINNSFRIFWYISQFLMFLNSAVNPLIYGFNNDNFRRAYDQTPLCNCCKRNQNKIESNKTSSDKSCLSSLKNSFNQICCCLCLRSKKRFSFSENQHAQKAEVLRSVANGTSEPHMLAKETNLTNALTTYNRFDNEGCHNKVLSDDFI, encoded by the exons ATGGAATCTGCCAATGCGTACTTGTCGTATGAAAAGGATACAAAATTG ATCAACTACAGCGATGTCAACTTCCCTGAGGACCGCATTTGGACACGCATACCCGACTGGGATATAACACTCAAGATCAGCACATTTGTACCGGTAATCATATTCGGTTTCTATGGCAATTTTGTCATACTCCAGCTAATCGTGCTCAATCGGGCGCTACGCACACCGACCAATATGCTTGTGGTCAATATGGCAATAGCCGATATGGTGACGCTACTGATTTGCCCAGTTATGTTTATGATAAATGACTTCTACCAGAACTATCAATTGGGTTCTTTTGGTTGTAAAACGGAAGGATTCTTGGATGTGGCCTTTCTCATTACAGCTGTTTTGAATCTATCGGCTGTAAGTTATGATCGTCTAACAGCAATCGTTTTGCCGACGGAAACACGCTTAACAATGCGTGGTGTGAAATTTGTGATTGCATTCACATGGTTGGGTGGTTTTTTAATTGCCATGCCATTAGccatatatagaacgtataag GTACGCCAGTGGAAGAACTTTAGGGAGATGTATTGTAAGGAGAATACGGACATTTTACCCAAATATTGGTATGTCTTAATTACGGTTATGGTGTGGTTTCCGCTCAGCGTAATGCTGATCTGCTACTCAGCGATCTTTTATAAG CTCGATCGCTATGAGAAACGTGTGCTCAATCGCGAGCATCCACTCAGCGTATCCTATAAGAAAAAAGTGGCGAAAACACTATTCATTGTGGTGGTCGTTTTCATTGCGCTACGGCTACCTTTCACAATATTGGTTATTTTACGTGATCAGTACATAACCAATCAGGATAGCACTATAAATAATAGTTTTCGTATTTTCTGGTATATATCGCAGTTTTTGATGTTTCTGAATTCAGCAGTAAATCCACTCATCTACGGTTTTAATAATGACAACTTTAGACGCGCTTACGACCAGACGCCATTGTGCAATTGTTGTAAACggaatcaaaacaaaattgagtCGAAC AAAACTTCCAGTGACAAGAGTTGCCTTAGCTCTTTGAAAAATTCGTTTAATCAGATTTGTTGCTGTCTTTGCCTGAGAAGCAAAAAACGATTTTCTTTTTCTGAAAATCAGCATGCACAGAAAGCAGAGGTGCTGCGTAGCGTAGCCAATGGAACGTCGGAGCCGCATATGCTCGCAAAAGAAACGAATTTGACGAATGCACTAACAACATATAATCGCTTCGACAACGAGGGCTGCCATAATAAAGTTTTGAGTGatgattttatatga
- the LOC129243812 gene encoding RWD domain-containing protein 2A, giving the protein MTDIQQQIPQIEHLDERELYVQCITKQLEEVDMLSSIYCTPGEMHILDASVISDFNDFLNTPTANPANALKAHLDFTITLIVMQGKCKEKMDIRIELPNLYPLLENAIVTVFNALLGKAKELYLKREIEKYIETMDKTECYVFQVVSWLQDELNELIVRDASEFAYKDDVVDEMESVMECERLWIYSHHIKSKKKRQEIQREARNLDLTGFSRPGKPGIICVEGLRESTQEFWRIIKAMRWQHITICKSEPWQGKLKKRRRFDGFKEQLFCDDLDNEDGVMNMGLFIKYLEAHKSGYMKKELFGLE; this is encoded by the coding sequence ATGACGGATATTCAGCAGCAAATCCCACAAATCGAACACCTGGACGAACGTGAACTGTATGTGCAATGTATTACAAAACAACTGGAGGAGGTCGACATGCTTTCATCGATCTACTGTACACCCGGTGAAATGCATATTTTGGATGCCAGCGTAATTAGCGACTTCAATGACTTCCTCAACACGCCTACAGCCAATCCTGCGAATGCGCTGAAGGCACATTTGGATTTCACGATAACTCTGATCGTGATGCAGGGCAAGTGCAAAGAGAAAATGGATATACGCATTGAGTTGCCCAATCTCTATCCATTGCTGGAGAATGCTATAGTGACTGTCTTCAACGCGCTGCTGGgcaaagctaaagagttgtattTGAAGCGTGAAATTGAAAAGTACATAGAGACAATGGATAAGACTGAATGTTATGTGTTTCAAGTGGTCTCCTGGTTGCAGGACGAATTGAATGAATTGATTGTGCGCGATGCCAGCGAATTTGCGTACAAGGATGATGTAGTGGATGAGATGGAAAGTGTGATGGAATGCGAGCGGTTATGGATTTACTCGCATCATATCAAGTCGAAGAAAAAGCGGCAAGAAATACAAAGGGAGGCGCGTAATTTGGACTTGACTGGATTTTCGCGTCCTGGCAAGCCGGGAATTATATGTGTAGAGGGCTTGCGGGAGAGCACGCAGGAATTTTGGCGCATAATTAAGGCTATGCGCTGGCAGCATATAACGATTTGCAAGAGCGAACCCTGGCAGGGGAAACTGAAGAAGCGACGACGCTTTGATGGTTTCAAAGAGCAGCTCTTCTGTGATGATCTCGACAATGAGGATGGTGTAATGAATATGGGGCTgttcatcaaatatttggagGCTCACAAATCGGGTTACATGAAGAAGGAGCTGTTCGGTTTGGAGTAG